One window from the genome of Pseudomonas frederiksbergensis encodes:
- a CDS encoding DUF4917 family protein, translating to MTDFQEYDARLEEWETLRADTTFSGLLVGNGASRAVWDDFGYDSLFENARTVEEKPLSASELSVFDALQTRSFEQVLGALKTTSRVNKALAVSSAAPRNRYYAIKEALINTVHAVHIPWRLVQPSTLASLNQELGRYRTVFTTNYDLLSYWALQHAPETFTDLFLGADHSFDLSQTHLDKPRLLYLHGGLHLVRNQDGTARKLTSTEGTLLGSFAINNTIKTLDDVPLLVSEGPSQDKLKTIRSSDYLSFCYDQLLHHHDNLCLFGHALGEQDNHIVHALRQAAPKTVALSIYPRSQAFIQHQKRHYAKLFQGLDTQLRFFDAKSHPLGDPKLTVPVEV from the coding sequence ATGACCGATTTCCAGGAATACGACGCCCGGCTCGAAGAGTGGGAGACCTTGCGCGCCGACACCACCTTCAGCGGCCTGTTGGTAGGCAATGGCGCCAGCCGCGCCGTGTGGGACGATTTCGGCTACGACTCATTGTTCGAGAACGCCCGTACCGTCGAGGAAAAACCCTTGAGTGCGTCGGAACTGAGCGTGTTCGACGCACTGCAGACGCGAAGTTTCGAACAGGTGCTGGGGGCATTGAAAACCACCAGCCGGGTCAACAAGGCCCTGGCCGTCAGCTCCGCCGCGCCGCGCAATCGTTATTACGCGATCAAGGAAGCGCTGATCAACACCGTACACGCCGTGCATATTCCTTGGCGGCTGGTACAACCCTCGACCCTGGCAAGCCTGAACCAAGAATTGGGGCGCTACCGCACGGTGTTCACCACCAACTACGATTTGCTGAGCTATTGGGCGCTACAGCACGCGCCCGAGACGTTCACCGATCTGTTCCTGGGCGCCGATCACAGCTTCGACTTGAGCCAGACCCACCTCGACAAACCTCGCCTCTTGTACCTGCACGGCGGCCTGCACCTGGTGCGCAACCAGGACGGGACGGCACGCAAGCTCACGTCCACCGAAGGCACGCTGCTGGGCAGTTTCGCCATCAACAACACCATCAAGACCCTTGACGATGTACCGTTGCTGGTCAGCGAAGGCCCGAGCCAGGACAAGCTCAAGACCATCCGCAGCAGCGACTATCTGTCGTTCTGCTACGACCAACTGCTGCACCATCACGACAACCTTTGCCTGTTCGGCCACGCCCTCGGCGAGCAGGACAACCACATCGTCCACGCCTTGCGCCAGGCAGCGCCGAAGACCGTTGCCCTCTCGATCTACCCGCGCAGCCAGGCGTTCATCCAGCACCAGAAACGGCATTACGCCAAGCTATTCCAAGGGCTGGACACGCAGCTGCGCTTTTTCGATGCCAAGAGTCATCCGCTGGGCGATCCGAAGTTGACGGTGCCGGTGGAGGTCTAG
- a CDS encoding DJ-1/PfpI family protein, whose translation MAAKKILMLVGDYVEDYEVMVPFQALQMVGHTVHAVCPDKTSGQTVRTAIHDFEGDQTYSEKPGHLFALNHDFAGVEATDYDALLVPGGRAPEYLRLNEKVLQLVRDFDMAGKPIAAVCHGAQLLAAAGILEGRECSAYPACAPEVRLAGGTFIDIPVTEGHVQGNLATAPAWPAHPNWLAGFLTLLGTAITL comes from the coding sequence ATGGCCGCCAAGAAAATCCTCATGCTGGTCGGCGATTACGTCGAAGATTACGAAGTCATGGTGCCGTTCCAGGCCTTGCAGATGGTCGGCCACACCGTCCATGCCGTCTGCCCGGACAAGACGTCTGGGCAGACTGTCCGCACGGCGATTCATGACTTCGAGGGCGACCAGACCTACAGCGAAAAACCAGGACATCTGTTCGCCCTCAACCATGACTTCGCCGGCGTCGAGGCGACCGACTACGATGCGTTGCTGGTGCCAGGCGGTCGAGCGCCGGAATACTTGCGACTGAACGAAAAAGTCCTGCAACTGGTGCGCGATTTCGACATGGCGGGAAAGCCGATCGCGGCGGTGTGCCACGGTGCGCAGTTGCTGGCGGCGGCGGGCATCCTGGAAGGGCGCGAGTGCAGCGCCTATCCGGCCTGTGCCCCGGAAGTGCGCTTGGCTGGCGGGACGTTCATCGACATCCCGGTGACCGAAGGCCACGTCCAGGGCAACCTGGCCACGGCACCGGCCTGGCCGGCGCACCCGAATTGGCTGGCGGGGTTCCTGACGTTGCTCGGTACGGCGATTACCTTGTAG